A section of the Terriglobia bacterium genome encodes:
- a CDS encoding type II toxin-antitoxin system HicA family toxin, which translates to MTKLRILSGAEICAILSRHGFVEVRRRGSHIIMQKRMADTTVTVPVPNHRELKTGTLLSVIRQSGVPRSEFEG; encoded by the coding sequence GTGACTAAACTCCGGATCCTCTCCGGAGCGGAAATTTGTGCCATCCTCTCCCGTCACGGGTTCGTGGAAGTCCGCCGGCGTGGCAGCCACATCATCATGCAAAAAAGAATGGCCGACACGACGGTCACGGTCCCGGTACCGAATCATCGCGAGTTAAAGACTGGGACCTTGCTGTCGGTGATCCGCCAATCCGGCGTGCCTCGCAGCGAGTTTGAGGGCTAA